One genomic segment of Tubulanus polymorphus chromosome 4, tnTubPoly1.2, whole genome shotgun sequence includes these proteins:
- the LOC141903594 gene encoding palmitoyltransferase ZDHHC6-like — protein sequence MNIVRRTLHWGPLLALFIIFTISAMSIICDMMWWPVSAPGGTINLIVYVMWLYLTLYNFFCAMGIGPGHVPYGWKPDDPKDIKYLQFCKVCQGYKSPRSHHCRKCNRCVMKMDHHCPWINNCCGHMNHARFTYFLFFAPLGCIHSLCILIPSLYHAMNRPYYFYYGDGTEPVINLDVWSFLIGIFSVGLAVGVIVAVGGLGFLQLKSILKNETGIESWIIEKAYYIDRTVEEGEFVYPYYLGMWRNLRQVFTWSGYPVSDGFTWDVKEGCNQYTLTIEQMRQKEDKKDRSIEYTIIEDYSGRWCPITKGCRVICCPPFTDEPRIKLNIGDRLLVTRWKKHWLYGDKILDKQQKDLGVSRLRGWFPRRCAVEFVNNGCSYPDLTKLKQRAEKKKLS from the exons ATGAATATAGTACGCCGCACGTTGCATTGGGGGCCTTTACTGGCcctattcattatattcactATATCGGCGATGTCTATTATATGTGATATGATGTGGTGGCCTGTTTCAGCCCCGGGAGGTACAATCAATCTGATTGTATATGTAATGTGGCTTTATCTGACCCTATACAATTTCTTCTGCGCTATGGGAATCGGGCCAGGTCATGTGCCGTATGGCTGGAAACCA GATGATCCAAAAGATATAAAGTATTTACAGTTTTGTAAAGTTTGTCAGGGTTACAAATCACCAAGGTCTCATCATTGTCGCAAATGTAATCG ttgTGTCATGAAAATGGATCATCATTGTCCATGGATAAACAACTGTTGCGGCCACATGAATCATGCAAGATTTACGTATTTCTTATTCTTCGCGCCACTTGGATGCATACATTCCTTATGCATATTGATTCCGTCTCTTTATCATGCAATGAACCGG CCTTACTATTTCTACTACGGAGATGGAACGGAGCCTGTTATAAATCTAGATGTATGGTCGTTTCTGATCGGTATATTCAGCGTTGGTCTAGCTGTCGGGGTCATTGTGGCCGTCGGTGGTTTGGGATTCCTCCAGTTGAAAAGTATTCTCAAGAATGAAACTGGTATCGAATCTTGGATTATAGAAAAG GCTTATTATATCGATAGAACTGTCGAGGAAGGTGAATTTGTTTATCCGTATTATTTGGGCATGTGGAGAAACCTTCGTCAAGTATTTACGTGGTCCGGTTATCCTGTCTCAGATGGTTTTACGTGGGACGTGAAAGAAGGCTGTAATCAATATACATTAACG ATTGAACAAATGAGGCAGAAAGAAGACAAGAAAGATCGATCGATCGAGTATACGATCATTGAAGATTACAGCGGCCGCTGGTGTCCGATCACTAAAGGTTGTCGCGTTATTTGTTGCCCTCCGTTCACCGACGAGCCTCGTATCAAACTGAACATCGGCGATCGATTACTCGTCACTCGCTGGAAAAA GCATTGGTTGTACGGTGATAAGATCTTAGATAAACAGCAGAAAGATCTGG gtgTTTCTCGTCTGAGAGGTTGGTTCCCGAGACGGTGCGCAGTTGAGTTCGTCAATAACGGCTGTTCATATCCAGATCTTACTAAACTGAAGCAACGGGCTGAGAAGAAAAAACTATCCTAA